From the genome of Nocardia mangyaensis:
GCCGGTCCCACTGGCAGCAGTCGGCCAGATCGAATTGGGCACCCGCCTCGAAGCAGCCTTCTTCACCGTCGACCGAGGAGACTCCGTCGCCATCAATTTCGCCGCACTGTCCTGAGTGATCGCCCTCCGCGACGGGTTGCTTCACCTCGAGCACGTGATCGTCGGCGACTCAGTCGTCCTTCGGTGCCTGCGCCCGTTCCCGTAAGACGCGTTCGCCGGCGTCGACGTAGGTGGTGAACAGGTCGGTGACGTCGCGGAGGCGTTGGGTGGCGTGGGGGGTGTCGGTGAGTCTTTCGGCGGAGCGAAGGTTGCGGATGAAGACGCGGGTGCGTTCGTGGCTGGCGGCGAGGAGTTGTTCGAATCCGCCTGCGGCTTCGACGAGTAGTCGGCGGCTGCCTGCGCGCGGGATGGTGCGGGCCAGGCCCCAGGAGACCAGTTCGCGGATCGCGGTGCTCACGGCGCCGGAACTGAGTGAGAGGTCGGCGCGGAGTTGGTCCGAGGTGGACGGGTCGTCTTGCAGGAGCAGATATCCGTAGACCCGCCCGGTCCCGCGCGGGAGGTTCCAGGTTGCCAGCGTGTCGCCCATGGCGTTCACGAACTGTTCCTGATCGGCGTTCATCACTCTCCTCGTTCGGGCGCCGGGTTCCCGAGGTCCCACTGATCGAGGATGCGCAGCAGTGTTCTCGAGGTCGCCTCGGGTGCGTCCCAGGTGAGGATATGGCCCGCGTCCGGGATGACGTGCTCGGTGATCCCTTCCGCCTGCGCCCAGCGCGGCATCGCCGTCGCGATGTTCCCGGTGCGATCCCGCGCACCCCGCACCAGGGCGAGCGGCACCGGGCAGCGGTAGTCGGGATCCGGCTCGACGAATGACACCGTGGCTCGCCACACATCGAGGAAGATCCGCTTGGGCATGCGCGCGAAGATCGCTTCCGTCCTGGCGATCGCGGACGGAGTAACCGCCGACGCCCTCGCCATGAGCCCCGGAAGCGTCCGCGCCGGAATCATCGCCAGCGACGGCGCCGCGAGCCGAAGCGCGAACCGCTCGAACCCCGACAGCGGCCCCGTGTTCCACGTCGAATCCAACACGATCAGCCCCGCCGCCCTCTTGCCATGCGTCCGAACGAACGCCTGCGCGAGATTCCCCCCGAGCGAATGACCAACGAGCACAGCCCGATCGATCTCGCACTCCCGCAACAACGCCGCGAGGTCGTCCAGCGCATCTGCCGCAGCGAACCGCGCTCCCGGCGCGAGGAGCGATTCCCCGTGCCCCCGCAGATCCCACGTCACCACGCGATATCCGCCCGCGGTCAGCGCCTTGACCTGCGTGTCGAACATGGTGTGGTCCATGCCCGCCCCGTGAACGAACACCACGGCAGGACCCTC
Proteins encoded in this window:
- a CDS encoding GbsR/MarR family transcriptional regulator, with the translated sequence MNADQEQFVNAMGDTLATWNLPRGTGRVYGYLLLQDDPSTSDQLRADLSLSSGAVSTAIRELVSWGLARTIPRAGSRRLLVEAAGGFEQLLAASHERTRVFIRNLRSAERLTDTPHATQRLRDVTDLFTTYVDAGERVLRERAQAPKDD
- a CDS encoding alpha/beta fold hydrolase, which codes for MVNIDQRLARPNAEIAFADTGGEGPAVVFVHGAGMDHTMFDTQVKALTAGGYRVVTWDLRGHGESLLAPGARFAAADALDDLAALLRECEIDRAVLVGHSLGGNLAQAFVRTHGKRAAGLIVLDSTWNTGPLSGFERFALRLAAPSLAMIPARTLPGLMARASAVTPSAIARTEAIFARMPKRIFLDVWRATVSFVEPDPDYRCPVPLALVRGARDRTGNIATAMPRWAQAEGITEHVIPDAGHILTWDAPEATSRTLLRILDQWDLGNPAPERGE